One window from the genome of Sesamum indicum cultivar Zhongzhi No. 13 linkage group LG15, S_indicum_v1.0, whole genome shotgun sequence encodes:
- the LOC105177788 gene encoding lysine-rich arabinogalactan protein 18, translated as MDRKTGFLLAFICLVAPTVGGQSPASAPSASTVSTPPASSPKATPPTHQTSPTPVAAPVSTPPTSAPVATPPASAPVSSPPASTPVSSPPTPAPVSSPPAPEPVSSPPTAAPVQSPPSPAPEAATPPAESSPPAPASAPPTETPAKAPAPSKKKSKKHSAPAPAPELLGPPAPPVGAPGPSAESISPSPVSLNDESGASELKNVVGSLVMFGFGWLFFF; from the exons ATGGATCGCAAAACGGGTTTTCTACTCGCATTCATCTGCCTCGTGGCGCCTACCGTCGGCGGTCAGTCTCCGGCCTCTGCACCCTCCGCTTCCACTGTTTCCACCCCACCTGCGTCTTCACCTAAAGCAACTCCACCCACCCACCAGACTTCCCCAACTCCTGTAGCGGCTCCCGTCTCAACCCCCCCGACTTCAGCTCCAGTCGCGACTCCCCCTGCTTCTGCCCCAGTCTCAAGTCCTCCCGCTTCAACTCCAGTCAGCTCTCCACCGACTCCGGCGCCAGTCAGCTCCCCTCCAGCTCCTGAGCCAGTCAGCTCGCCACCGACAGCTGCTCCTGTTCAGTCGCCACCATCCCCAGCTCCCGAGGCCGCGACTCCACCAGCCGAGTCCTCTCCTCCAGCTCCGGCTTCCGCCCCACCCACCGAGACGCCGGCGAAGGCACCTGCTCCCAGCAAGAAGAAGAGCAAGAAGCACAGTGCACCTGCTCCAGCACCCGAACTACTCGGCCCACCCGCACCACCAGTCGGAGCCCCCGGACCCAGTGCTGAATCCATTTCTCCTAGCCCGGTGTCACTTAACGACGAG AGTGGAGCATCTGAATTGAAGAATGTGGTGGGCAGTTTGGTAATGTTTGGGTTTGGGTGGCTCTTCTTTTTCTAG
- the LOC105177790 gene encoding uncharacterized protein LOC105177790 isoform X1: MITSLPHTEITDNSPVKEADTARAKTAFSKYYEYLPYKRQHKESVIDILHYRATGSSSAFCHKPFKTKWALSTRKNQCFYTRSLCAAKFGCSVKPLLYPITDASETMKEVDKRLRPRQFEYHPSDSCLMAVGTLDGEVVVINHETGNILSCISAYGNTNGILGLCWLKQKPSKLLVGSDSGSLRLYDINCVQPKVEDGCCNPTVVFDDFEQLTSVHVNSTDDRCLTSGYSKKVAIYDICTGQRLQLFTDMHREPINVAKFANHSPNLFVTSSFDRDIKMWDSRHKPWQPCYTASSSRGNVMVVFSPDDLYLLVSAVDNEVKQLLAVDGRLHMDLGIVSTGSAHNYTRSYYMNGRDYIISGSCEEPTIRICCAQTGRRLRDISLESTGCGSSMFVQSLRSDPFRHFHMAVLAAYFRPVSKYEIIKVNLLSSSHSAEQHQGGLKTCHSCDKGG, encoded by the exons ATGATTACATCACTGCCTCATACAGAAATAACAGATAATTCTCCTGTAAAAGAAGCGGATACTGCAAGGGCAAAAACTGCCTTTTCAAAATACTATGAGTACTTGCCATATAAGCGTCAGCACAAGGAGAGTGTTATCGATATCTTGCATTATCGTGCAACAGGATCGAGCAGTGCATTTTGCCACAAGCCATTCAAGACAAAATGGGCATTATCTACTAGAAAGAATCAATGCTTCTACACGAGGTCGCTCTGTGCAGCAAAGTTTGGGTGTTCAGTGAAGCCACTTCTATATCCCATTACGGATGCAAGTGAGACAATGAAAGAAGTGGACAAGAGGCTTCGACCAAGGCAATTTGAGTATCACCCATCTGACTCTTGTCTAATGGCTGTAGGAACTCTCGATGGAGAAGTAGTTGTCATCAACCATGAAACCGGAAATATTCTCTCTTGCATTTCAGCATACGGGAATACGAATGGTATTCTTGGCCTTTGTTGGCTTAAGCAAAAACCTTCTAAG CTCCTGGTGGGTTCTGATAGTGGTTCCCTGAGATTGTACGACATCAATTGTGTTCAGCCAAAAGTTGAAGATGGTTGCTGCAACCCGACGGTTGTCTTTGATGACTTTGAGCAGTTGACCTCAGTCCACGTTAACTCAACGGACGATCGATGTCTAACAAGTGGATACTCCAAGAAAGTTGCCATATATGACATCTGCACAGGCCAACGCTTGCAATTGTTCACAGACATGCATCGTGAACCAATAAATGTAGCTAAATTTGCAAATCATTCCCCTAACCTGTTTGTGACTTCATCATTTGATCGCGACATAAAGATGTGGGATTCAAGACACAAGCCTTGGCAGCCTTGCTATACAGCTTCAAGCTCAAGAGGAAATGTGATGGTCGTATTTTCTCCTGATGATCTTTATCTATTAGTTTCAGCCGTTGATAATGAG GTGAAGCAACTTTTGGCTGTGGACGGGAGGCTTCACATGGATCTCGGGATAGTTTCAACAGGAAGTGCTCATAACTACACTCGTTCTTATTACATGAATGGAAGAGACTACATTATTAGTGGAAGTTGCGAAGAACCAACGATCCGTATTTGCTGTGCACAAACCGGAAGGCGTCTAAGAGACATTTCTTTGGAG AGTACGGGGTGTGGAAGCTCGATGTTCGTGCAGTCATTGAGAAGCGATCCTTTTAGA CATTTCCACATGGCCGTCCTGGCAGCATATTTTCGACCAGTCTCCAAGTACGAAATCATTAAG gTCAACTTACTTTCATCAAGCCACTCTGCTGAACAACATCAAGGAGGCTTGAAAACCTGCCATTCCTGTGACAAGGGTGGCTGA
- the LOC105177790 gene encoding COMPASS-like H3K4 histone methylase component WDR5A isoform X2 codes for MKEVDKRLRPRQFEYHPSDSCLMAVGTLDGEVVVINHETGNILSCISAYGNTNGILGLCWLKQKPSKLLVGSDSGSLRLYDINCVQPKVEDGCCNPTVVFDDFEQLTSVHVNSTDDRCLTSGYSKKVAIYDICTGQRLQLFTDMHREPINVAKFANHSPNLFVTSSFDRDIKMWDSRHKPWQPCYTASSSRGNVMVVFSPDDLYLLVSAVDNEVKQLLAVDGRLHMDLGIVSTGSAHNYTRSYYMNGRDYIISGSCEEPTIRICCAQTGRRLRDISLESTGCGSSMFVQSLRSDPFRHFHMAVLAAYFRPVSKYEIIKVNLLSSSHSAEQHQGGLKTCHSCDKGG; via the exons ATGAAAGAAGTGGACAAGAGGCTTCGACCAAGGCAATTTGAGTATCACCCATCTGACTCTTGTCTAATGGCTGTAGGAACTCTCGATGGAGAAGTAGTTGTCATCAACCATGAAACCGGAAATATTCTCTCTTGCATTTCAGCATACGGGAATACGAATGGTATTCTTGGCCTTTGTTGGCTTAAGCAAAAACCTTCTAAG CTCCTGGTGGGTTCTGATAGTGGTTCCCTGAGATTGTACGACATCAATTGTGTTCAGCCAAAAGTTGAAGATGGTTGCTGCAACCCGACGGTTGTCTTTGATGACTTTGAGCAGTTGACCTCAGTCCACGTTAACTCAACGGACGATCGATGTCTAACAAGTGGATACTCCAAGAAAGTTGCCATATATGACATCTGCACAGGCCAACGCTTGCAATTGTTCACAGACATGCATCGTGAACCAATAAATGTAGCTAAATTTGCAAATCATTCCCCTAACCTGTTTGTGACTTCATCATTTGATCGCGACATAAAGATGTGGGATTCAAGACACAAGCCTTGGCAGCCTTGCTATACAGCTTCAAGCTCAAGAGGAAATGTGATGGTCGTATTTTCTCCTGATGATCTTTATCTATTAGTTTCAGCCGTTGATAATGAG GTGAAGCAACTTTTGGCTGTGGACGGGAGGCTTCACATGGATCTCGGGATAGTTTCAACAGGAAGTGCTCATAACTACACTCGTTCTTATTACATGAATGGAAGAGACTACATTATTAGTGGAAGTTGCGAAGAACCAACGATCCGTATTTGCTGTGCACAAACCGGAAGGCGTCTAAGAGACATTTCTTTGGAG AGTACGGGGTGTGGAAGCTCGATGTTCGTGCAGTCATTGAGAAGCGATCCTTTTAGA CATTTCCACATGGCCGTCCTGGCAGCATATTTTCGACCAGTCTCCAAGTACGAAATCATTAAG gTCAACTTACTTTCATCAAGCCACTCTGCTGAACAACATCAAGGAGGCTTGAAAACCTGCCATTCCTGTGACAAGGGTGGCTGA
- the LOC105177789 gene encoding metal transporter Nramp3 translates to MPPNREELHQRLLESHDEAEEERAYDSTEKVHIVGVDERPDADEYSTKAPPFSWRKLWLFTGPGFLMSIAFLDPGNLEGDLQSGAIAGYSLLWLLLWATAMGLLVQLLSARLGVATGRHLAELCREEYPNWARLLLWVMAELALIGADIQEVIGSAIAIKILSQGFLPLWAGVIITALDCFVFLFLENYGVRKLEALFAVLIAVMAISFAWMFGETKPSGHELLLGVLVPKLSSKTIQQAVGVVGCIIMPHNVFLHSALVQSRDVDNRKIGRVREALTYYSIESGAALTISFMINLFVTTVFAKAFYGTEIADSIGLINAGHYLQDKYGGGLFPILYIWAIGLLAAGQSSTITGTYAGQFIMGGFLNLRLKKWLRALITRSFAIIPTLIVALVFDTSEDSLDVLNEWLNVLQSIQIPFALIPLLFLVSKEEVMGFFKIGPVLQTISWLVAALVIVINGYLLVDFFSKEVSGLVFSTVVFVFTAAYVCFILYLIARGFNLSRLLGNAKTTLGI, encoded by the exons ATGCCTCCGAACAGAGAAGAGCTGCACCAGAGATTACTCGAATCCCACGATGAAGCCGAGGAAGAGCGAGCCTACGATTCCACTGAAAAGGTCCACATCGTCGGAGTTGACGAAAGACCCGACGCCGACGAGTATTCTACCAAAGCGCCGCCCTTCTCGTGGCGGAAGCTGTGGCTATTCACGGGGCCTGGGTTCTTGATGAGTATAGCGTTCTTGGATCCGGGTAACCTGGAGGGGGATCTCCAGTCGGGGGCTATCGCGGGTTACTCTTTGCTGTGGCTGCTTTTGTGGGCCACCGCCATGGGTCTCTTGGTCCAGCTTCTGTCTGCCCGGCTAGGGGTGGCAACGGGCCGCCACCTTGCGGAGTTGTGCCGAGAAGAGTATCCTAATTGGGCCAGGCTCTTGCTTTGGGTCATGGCTGAGCTGGCCCTAATTGGGGCTGATATTCAGGAGGTCATTGGCAGTGCTATTGCCATAAAGATACTGAGCCAAGGCTTTCTACCTCTCTGGGCTGGAGTGATCATCACAGCTCTTGACTG CtttgtctttttgtttctGGAGAACTATGGCGTGAGGAAATTAGAAGCACTTTTTGCCGTCCTTATAGCAGTTATGGCGATCTCATTTGCATGGATGTTTGGTGAAACAAAGCCCAGCGGTCATGAACTTTTACTTG GTGTTCTGGTTCCAAAACTTAGCTCCAAAACAATACAGCAGGCCGTAGGAGTCGTCGGGTGCATTATAATGCCACACAATGTATTTTTGCACTCTGCCCTTGTACAGTCAAGGGACGTGGACAATCGCAAGATAGGCCGAGTCCGGGAAGCTCTTACTTACTACTCCATTGAGTCTGGCGCTGCCCTCACCATCTCTTTTATgataaacttatttgttacAACCGTTTTTGCAAAGGCATTTTATGGTACGGAAATAGCCGACAGTATTGGCCTTATAAATGCAGGGCATTATCTTCAAGACAAGTATGGTGGAGGACTATTCCCAATTTTATACATATGGGCTATTGGTCTACTTGCTGCCGGACAGAGCAGCACTATAACCGGCACATATGCTGGACAATTTATTATGGGAGGATTTCTAAACTTGCGGTTGAAGAAGTGGCTGAGGGCATTGATAACAAGGAGCTTTGCTATAATTCCCACTCTAATTGTTGCTCTTGTGTTTGATACGTCTGAGGACTCATTGGATGTTTTAAATGAATGGCTTAATGTGCTACAGTCAATTCAGATCCCTTTTGCTCTAATCCCTCTCCTTTTCCTGGTTTCCAAAGAGGAAGTCATgggttttttcaaaattggcCCTGTTCTTCAG ACAATATCATGGCTTGTGGCAGCCCTGGTAATAGTGATCAATGGATATCTTCTGGTAGACTTTTTCTCCAAAGAAGTGAGCGGTCTGGTGTTTTCCACcgtggtttttgtttttacagCTGCATATGTTTGCTTCATTCTGTATCTGATCGCTAGGGGATTTAACCTTTCTCGTTTGCTTGGAAATGCAAAGACAACTTTGGGAATTTGA
- the LOC105177791 gene encoding death-associated inhibitor of apoptosis 1-like isoform X2, producing MRFWGKDMLWSNTRCVWPFTRDSLVSVFLMVIALIVKLMWSCDEEEAGAGGEAARATENSRLLSKEEAVFTSYGTSGEDLESGSSSSCEDLYDGTICVICYDDQRNCFFIPCGHCVACHACAHRIFNEESKSCPICRGNIDKVKRLHIV from the exons ATGAGGTTTTGGGGGAAGGACATGTTGTGGTCGAATACGCGATGCGTATGGCCATTTACGCGGGACTCACTGGTAT CCGTATTCTTGATGGTGATTGCGTTGATCGTGAAACTCATGTGGAGCTGCGACGAGGAAGAGGCCGGTGCCGGTGGAGAAGCAGCAAGGGCAACTGAGAATAGTAGGTTGTTGTCCAAGGAGGAAGCTGTGTTCACTAGTTATGGCACCAGTGGAGAGGACTTAGAATCAGGCAGCAGCTCTTCGTGTGAGGACTTGTACGATGGAACGATATGTGTGATATGCTACGATGACCAGAGGAACTGTTTCTTCATTCCTTGTGGCCATTGTGTTGCCTGCCACGCTTGTGCTCACAG GATTTTCAACGAGGAAAGCAAGAGCTGTCCAATATGCCGAGGGAATATTGACAAAGTAAAGAGGTTGCATATTGTGTGA
- the LOC105177791 gene encoding death-associated inhibitor of apoptosis 1-like isoform X1 gives MTSTASPGGLNQFPVTLAFDHRDDEVLGEGHVVVEYAMRMAIYAGLTAVFLMVIALIVKLMWSCDEEEAGAGGEAARATENSRLLSKEEAVFTSYGTSGEDLESGSSSSCEDLYDGTICVICYDDQRNCFFIPCGHCVACHACAHRIFNEESKSCPICRGNIDKVKRLHIV, from the exons ATGACGTCGACAGCAAGTCCCGGTGGGCTCAACCAATTTCCAGTCACCCTCGCGTTTGATCACAGA GACGATGAGGTTTTGGGGGAAGGACATGTTGTGGTCGAATACGCGATGCGTATGGCCATTTACGCGGGACTCACTG CCGTATTCTTGATGGTGATTGCGTTGATCGTGAAACTCATGTGGAGCTGCGACGAGGAAGAGGCCGGTGCCGGTGGAGAAGCAGCAAGGGCAACTGAGAATAGTAGGTTGTTGTCCAAGGAGGAAGCTGTGTTCACTAGTTATGGCACCAGTGGAGAGGACTTAGAATCAGGCAGCAGCTCTTCGTGTGAGGACTTGTACGATGGAACGATATGTGTGATATGCTACGATGACCAGAGGAACTGTTTCTTCATTCCTTGTGGCCATTGTGTTGCCTGCCACGCTTGTGCTCACAG GATTTTCAACGAGGAAAGCAAGAGCTGTCCAATATGCCGAGGGAATATTGACAAAGTAAAGAGGTTGCATATTGTGTGA
- the LOC105177792 gene encoding RNA-binding protein MEX3B, whose product MTSDSEEDVWGSTTVDFPTDFVFYGAITVTFVMVAVLIVKLMWNCEGDEGEASTVTENSGLLSTSSPKEEVFYSTYGTTEEDLESGKGSCCSSSDDLYDGRICVVCYDDERNCFFIPCGHYVTCYTCAQRISSEDIKTCPICRSLINKVRKLRIL is encoded by the exons ATGACTAGTGATTCT GAGGAAGACGTGTGGGGATCAACAACCGTCGATTTCCCGACGGATTTCGTCTTCTACGGCGCAATCACCG TGACATTCGTGATGGTTGCCGTGTTGATCGTGAAACTGATGTGGAATTGTGAGGGAGACGAAGGAGAAGCGTCGACGGTAACGGAGAATAGCGGGTTGTTGTCGACGTCGTCTCCGAAGGAGGAAGTTTTTTACAGTACATACGGCACAACTGAAGAGGATCTAGAATCGGGTAAAGGGAGTTGTTGTTCGTCGTCGGATGACTTGTACGATGGGAGGATATGTGTGGTATGCTACGATGATGAAAGGAACTGCTTCTTCATTCCTTGCGGCCATTATGTTACTTGCTACACTTGCGCCCAGAG GATTAGTAGTGAAGACATAAAGACTTGTCCGATATGCCGATCATTGATCAACAAAGTGAGGAAGTTGCGTATTTTGTAA